One part of the Macaca mulatta isolate MMU2019108-1 chromosome 6, T2T-MMU8v2.0, whole genome shotgun sequence genome encodes these proteins:
- the SREK1 gene encoding splicing regulatory glutamine/lysine-rich protein 1 isoform X6 produces the protein MTPQAAAKELEEVMKRVREAQSFISAAIEPESGKSNERKGGRSRSHTRSKSRSSSKSHSRRKRSQSKHRSRSHNRSRSRQKDRRRSKSPHKKRSKSRERRKSRSRSRSRDKRKDTREKIKEKERVKEKDREKEREREKEREKEKERGKNKDKDRDKEREKDREKDKEKDREREREKEHEKDRDKEKEKEQDKEKEREKDRSKEIDEKRKKDKKSRTPPRSYNASRRSRSSSRERRRRRSRSSSRSPRTSKTIKRKSSRSPSPRSRNKKDKKREKERDHISERRERERSTSMRKSSNDRDGKEKLEKNSTSLKEKEHNKEPDSSVSKEVDDKDAPRTEENKVQHNGNCQLSEENLSTKTEAV, from the exons ATGACACCTCAGGCTGCAGCTAAGGAGTTAGAAGAAGTAATGAAGCGAGTACGAGAAGCTCAGTCATTTATCTCAGCAGCTATTGAACCAG AGTCTGGAAAGAGCAATGAAAGAAAAGGCGGTCGATCTCGTTCCCATACTCGCTCAAAATCCAGGTCTAGCTCAAAATCGCATTCTAGAAGGAAAAGATCACAATCAAAGCACAG aagtAGATCCCATAATAGATCACGTtcaagacagaaagacagacgaAGATCTAAGAGCCCACATAAAAAACGCTCTAAATCAAGGGAGAGACGGAAGTCAAGGAGTCGTTCGCGTTCACG ggacAAGAGAAAAGACACTCGAGAAAAGatcaaggaaaaggaaagagtgaaagagaaagacagggaaaaagagagagagagggaaaaggaacgtgaaaaagaaaaggaacggggtaaaaacaaagataaagaccGGGACAAGGAACGGGAAAAGGACcgggaaaaagacaaggaaaaggacagagagagagaacggGAAAAAGAGCATGAAAAGGAtcgagacaaagagaaagaaaaggaacaggaCAAAGAAAAGGAACGAGAAAAAGACAGATCCAAAGAGatagatgaaaaaagaaagaaggataaaAAATCCAGAACACCACCCAGGAGTTATAATGCATCGCGAAGATCTCGTAGTTCCAGCAG GGAAAGGCgtaggaggaggagcaggagttCTTCCAGATCACCAAGAACGTcaaaaaccataaaaaggaaATCTTCTAGATCTCCGTCCCCTAGGAG CAGAAATAAGAaggataaaaagagagaaaaagaaagggaccACATCagtgaaagaagagagagagaacgtTCAACGTCTATGAGAAAGAGTTCTAATGATAGAGATGGGAAAGAGAAGTTGGAGAAGAACAGTACTTCACTTAAA GAGAAGGAGCACAATAAAGAACCAGATTCAAGTGTGAGCAAAGAAGTAGATGACAAGGATGCACCAAGGACTGAGGAAAACAAAGTACAGCACAACGGGAATTGTCAGCTGAGTGAAGAAAACCTCTCTACCAAAACAGAAGCAGTATAG